The following is a genomic window from Amaranthus tricolor cultivar Red isolate AtriRed21 chromosome 10, ASM2621246v1, whole genome shotgun sequence.
tgaagtggagAAGAAAACCAAATTTCTtcgatttttgtttattttggtaCATGTTTCAAATATTATTTGGCCTTTATTCTATTAATATATTAGGTTTCATGTTCCCTTTTACATGAGTTTGGTGTACATTTCGGAGTCTACTTCAGGATAGATATTTATATTGAGGTACTTTTACCTTATATTGTTGCAACTTATGTTGGGATAATTTACATGAGATCTTACTCCAAAAATAATTTGGCAACTGTTTTCTCTGCTTCTATTAAACTacaaaatttaccaaatattttaattatgtccTCTACAAGTGTTATCTTTATATACTCAAACCGCAACTACATTGGATATTCTCTGTCTTCAAGAAATTACAAGATTTATCTCTCATTTGGGCGTCTTTCTCGAGATATGACTTTGCATTCTCTTTTATGGGCATGTGTTGTCGTTTTTCATCCCTTCTTTGAGCCCAATCATAGTTTTAATGAGTGAAATATATCGGGTATGAtcatatgattatatatttgcacaaagattaagaaataaCGGAATCACTTGAATTGTGGAGATGTTATCAAAAGAGAGTTGAAACATGTAGATAGAAATAAAAAGAATGATGgagatattttcataaaataaaattatagcaAATGAATAAACTATAGAGGAAATTGTGACAATGTTTTAGATAGAGGGTGTATTCTATTTCTTTTACaagtgtaattttttatttccttGCAAATGCACCGAATATTTAATATTGCTTTCTTATAAATCTTTTCGCCTTTTCACTATTCGAGAAATGTGGCACACTGCTTCTACACAACAACCTTGCAAGTCTTGCATAATTATACACCCATGATATATATTATGACGGTGTTTTAGATTCATGGGATGGAAATGATTTTCATTTGGTCTTGATTCATTCACCTTAATGATAGATGCAGCCACTTTATATAGGCAAAgcaaaaatcaataaatcacCATTATTACTTGGAGTAACATCATGTATGTTTCAATCCCATCAACAGGTTAGAAGTACTCTAAAAGAATATATTCCTGCTCTCTCTAACGATACATACAGTTACAGTATATAATCGACATATGCCGACAAGAAAACAAGACAACAGAACGAAGATAACTCTAAGAATCGGATGTCCTTGTTACGTGACACGATAAAATGTTACAAGTTGAAAATACTCTTCTACTAAAACTCACGAGCTCTTCACACTACCGAAGAACCGAGAAAGCGGCAAAGGGCCACTAGCCTCGTCACCACTACTAGAATTCTTGCTTCTAGACCTATGCTTTCTTTCCTTCCTTGGTTTCTTGGACCGGGATTTTGACCTTCTTGagtctctttcttcatcatcactgCTTGAAGATTCAGATGAGCTCGAGGAGCTGGAATCTGAAAATTTTCTCCGAGAGTGCTGCAATAGAAATAACGGATTGGTACCCGTAGCCACAAAAAACAATGAAGTACACGACTATTCAACCAAAACTTTAGAGACGAGTAAAAGTCAAAAGTCATCGAGTAGGATTTTTTCCGACAGTGCTGCAGTAAAAATGACGGGTTGGTACCCGTAGCTACAAATAACAATGAAGTATACGACTATTCAACCAAAACAAATTTAGAGACGAGTAAAAGTCAAAAGTCATCATAGATCGTCGAAAGCCGGATAGAAAGGGCAAAcatataatatttcaaatttgagATTGAATGAGTAGTTGTTCTTTCACGATCTTAGAGACGAGCTTTAGCCTTCCGAAAAATCTAGGCTTCAATATCATTTTTATCAAGCAAATATCAGAGCTTAAGTTACCCTAATATCAAAACAAAATTTGTCTACTGCCCAAAAATGACGTGTTTGTAAAACAATACACTCCGAACAAAAGAGCTCAAGGAGAAAACACACCGAATTCAGCTGGCATTGGAGAATGAACATGAGTATTTCGGTGTTTTTGACTAGAAACACTCCCCATAAAGGCGAGCTTTGCTATCAAAGGGAAATGGAACTGTTATATAAATGAAGTTTTGTTCGCATAGCCAAAGCCAAGTACCAAACAATTCATGTCGATTGGTAGTCTTTCTTGAAGGATATACATATACTTTGAATGGGCCCCACATCAATCCGAATAATATAAAGACCAAGGAGGGGAATTTACAACAAGAAACATATCGATTGAGGAAATGTAGCAACTATCACTTGTCCGGATAATCTCCCGAAAAGGAATATTCGTGACTTCCAAAAGATAGACGAAGCATAAATCTTTAGTACATTCGTAAGAGGTAGACGAACAATGAAATGGAAAATGATATGAGCTTTATTAATAGGCAATCTCTGTTATTCTACGCCGAGAGCAAAGGACTAAAGCATTTTTGAAACTAAAGGATAATAAAGAGACTATATTAGTATCATAATGTGATGGAGCTCCAAGTACTGGTTCAATGAGCAGAATTTTCGACAAAAAGGGTCATCAACAGCAGCTATACACCAACAGTCCGTTTGGTGGCAATATGTATCGGCTTTGCCCAATATTTTACAAGGGAAATTCCAGAAAAAGTACAAGACGATGTAGCTCCATAACTAATAAGAAATTTAACACATCTAAAACATTGCCATCACCCACAAAAGAGGACTTGAGAGGCATAATTACAATGTAGTTATGAACTTATGGTTCAAATCTATGTTGCAAAACTTTTTGACCATTCAATGGACAATTCCGTATGGTCGATCTAGTCTAAGAACATGGGAATAGGAGTGTGCTTATAAGAGATCATGAATAGATGTGcaagattaaataaaaaaggGAAGTTGAAGGCTCCATGACCCGTCGAAGTTAAGCTCAACGGATTATCGAGCATGGGACATCCAAGCTCTAACTTTAGAGCAAATTTGGAATCTAAAAATCCATCAATCGTAGGGCATGCGTATTCTGTTATGCAAGTTAGCGAATTTCAGTTATCTTTTATCCTAACTTTCAGGATTCTTGTGAGATATCTTTAACCAAAGATAGGACTGTTGAAAGATATATTTGAGTAAACTCAATATAAAGGGGACTTCGAAACTAAATTCTTAATacacattcaaaatataacagaATTTCAGTTGAGAGCCTAGCTATCTTTCTTTAGAAAACTCTTCTTTCTTCCTCCGTTAAAACCTTGATCATTGACTGTAGCATTCAATGTATCTCAAAGCAGACTTCGGAAAATCCCGAGATCTCTAACTACCTAAGAGTGGAGAATTATTTCTCAAGGAAAGGCTTAATCCCATCTTGAAAGTTGTAAGGATTACTTTAGTTTAGATCTTCatagttttttgtaattttgttttcCCTTTTCTAAATCAACGATCTTTGTGTTATTAGCCGTTGTTTTAGCGTCTAGATTTTTTGTTACCCAACAACATTAAGGGTGTGACGGGGTGAAATGATCTTGTCATTTGGATCTGCCCTCTTAGCAGTTCAACAATATATGCAAAAAAAGTCTTTTATTGCCTACAGAAATTTCCTTGTTGATGTTACACCACACCTGCCATAGTGCAAACCAAGGTCGCATCGTATTGTACTGTATCTTCCTAGTTCTAAAGCTTATAGATCTACCGACGATCCCAAACATTGATTTGTTTGGGTTCATATAGCCAACCTAAATTTGGAACAAGGCTTTGAATGAGCGGTTACCCAAACATCCAATTACAGAGGCAAGTTATTCTAGATCCAGTGCTAAGCTAAGGTCACAATTAAAAGATAGTCTAATTCATAACAGCTAGAAGAGTATAAACACAGAAGTTTGCAAAATGCAAAGTGCAAATATACAGTTTAGATCATGGTTGCAAAAAGGATTTTGCAGTCAATATGGCTTATATTAACCTTTATGATACGGTCACGATATGgagatgcggccttgtttttgcactatgataaCACGATCCACAACCTTCGGAAGTTGTCAATGAAATTTctataagaaaatgaaaagtcATATCCTACCGGCATAGTCTATAAGGAATGGTGCAAGTTCTCTGTCAGCACATTTCCAAAAGTGGTAACATACTTCACAAAGACACTTACTTCCATTTGCTATAACACCAAGATAAAATGAAACTTTCCGAAATAAAAATCATACCTTTCTCTTTTTGCTGGTATGCCTCTTTGAACTCTTTTCTCTATCTGTCACAAGAAAGAAAAGCTCCATCACTACAAAGGTACAAAATCAGTTCCACATGTCTGGTGTTAAAGTCCCAAAATTCTTTCTTTACCGATTTCATCAAAGAAAACTACATCCTTGTTTTATTCCAGATACAAAAAGATTATAATAGAGACATTAagtttatcaaggacaaaaatatctagaaattaatagaaaaatagTTGATGTCCAACCACAATGAACTTCCTAAAAATAGCTTTAACAAAAATCCACATCAAAGCTACATAAAGAAGCAAGGAAGACTACCCTGTCGCAAAAAAACTCGCAAAAACTCTACAGAAATTCTGAAAAATCCCATCATTCCTCTAACTATGCCATGGTTCATTAAATAGCCACACAAGCACATCAATTAAGGATTTTCCTCCCCTTATCTCTTACCCTATTCTAAGATACATAGCCATATCACTAAAAACAAAATGTCACTAGACCTTAAAACTGAAGACACTTAGCCTTAATGGTAGCAAAGTGAGATTCAAAGAGTATGTACTCTATGCTCATTGTGCTTCACTTTGTGATGACATTGCTTGTCTCCCCAAAGTAGTTGAAATGTAGTCAAAGGAACTACGTCACACTCAATTGTATCCTTATATCCCCCAATAAAGAAAGTAACCATAGCTATCATGCGCACCTTAACCTTAGTCTCATCATCAAGCCAACGCTATCTATAAAGTCTTAGATGCTTGTAAATCTCTAAAGCAAACTTCTAACACTACTATATGTGTCAAAAAATTAGGCTTTTAGAAGGGATCATTGTAGAAAAATAGCAATAGCATGCATATGTTGATATAGATGAATAGACATACCCAAAGAATAGCCATAGTCTAGTTATTGAAGACAATGAGACCAAAAACAAATTTGTAAGAGAAGCAAGATTGAAACTTTAAGAAGCTTAGAAAAGGAATAATTAGGCTGAAAGTGACGTGGATATGACATGAATAATTAGGATTCACATGACCATATAGAGGaatagaatatataaaaattattattgggATTACTTTTCTTAGTTGTAGAGTTGTAGACTAGTATAAGATAGAggcaaataaaatataatctttgTTACAAAAAATTCTCACACtgatttaatatattagaacatgTACTCGACCTCATAATGTTGGGATAAAGTCTTTGGCATTGTGTTGTAGAAGATAGAGTAAACTtctttgttaactttttttcctTGAGGTTGAGACCAATGTAGCACAAGTACTCCATTTTACGTTGTCCCCTTACCCGAATTGATATGGTACTTAATAATAAGACTTGACCGCTCTATTCCAATATTTAGATTTGTCATTTTATGACCTTGTATTAGTTTTTCATATAATTCTACAATATATAGTTCATATTAGAAATTTCAAATATTAGCAACTTATACGGGGGCGGAGCAAAAGTTTAGGGGCCTGTTTGTTTTTCGTTAATTTTTAGAAGTGAGGCCTctattattaacaatttttaaaaagcaaatatttttatatttaaaataattaacacaaaaatattgttagAGTTACATTCtaaatttacataatattaaaaagGTAATATATGAAAGCATATTAAgcataattaacaactaaaaaaatataacaagattgcccaaaaaataattaccataGAAAAGTACATTTACGACATTATAGAGTATTGTGTAATTAggtttatttaaaaagtaattaattgttaaatggagaagagaagaaaaagagaaagcTGAGAAGTTGAAATTCTTCTCTTTGTTACTAGTTACACCTTAGAGGAAGGCATAGAACCTATGACCTTCCCTTTGCTGTCTTAGTCCACTTCCAACGACTAATTTGAAACAATAACCAACAAAGAATAAAAACAAGGCCACATCGCATCGCATCggccgcattgtaaaggttttcaaaataaacaaaccTATTTTTTtcgtgttgtaaaggtgtaaaaaaccgcGTTTTGGGCTGCattaagggatatcttatgCTTTCAACTGATATTAGGCGatatgataaccgcatcactctcATTACCACATCAGCGTTCCGTTACCGCAATCGTGACCGTTatcgcatttttacactatggtaaCCAAAGCACACGACATTTAATATTTGCGGCCTTCTTTTTTAAGGGGTCCTGTGGCTGTGCAAATAATATTGAACGGCCAAAACCACCCATGAGCTTATATCATGTAAAATATATGTTGAGCTAAAAACCCAAGTTAGCCAACTAAGATAACTAATAATAGTAGTTAAACTTGCCAAAAGTAAATCAAAGTATGCTTTTAAAGGTTCAAGTAACCAACATTTAAGACAACTCAAACCTTTTCTATGTTTTGAGTTGCAACTGGAATGATTTCTTCCGTGAGAAAGCTTTCGTTCTCTTTCAGCATCTAGTTGAGCTCTGTATTGTCTCATCATTCTATCTTTATCAGCTTCTATTTCACCCGTTTTCAATGCATCCTCCTAAACAGAACAGAATATTAGTGACACCTTATGTCCTAGTCATACTGACAGAAAAAGCATAGTACTACGTACATGTGATGTTTTCTACTTGTACAATGGGCTGTCTTGGAATATTTGGCATGTGAGGACAGTAAGCGAAAGCATGCAACAAAATGAGAAACAAAGCCTAATTCTATAATGTTTCCTTTGCATCTATTTAGTTGCTCGGCGTGAAACATGAAACTGGACCCCGTACCAAACAACCACATTTCGATCCATTCATACCGAAACTATACGAAAATGCAATTTGGAATGCTAAATTAACGTTTCTTATTTCTCATTTGCATCAAGATGGAAAAAATTGTCCTTTCTTTTTTTACTGTTATGATTATAATATGTTCTACTTTTGTAATactttatgatttatgattagtgTTATGGTTATATTTCCTGCTTATGATCGTTGTATTTGGATAAAACCATCACCACATCTTAGCTTCTATTTAATCAAATTTCATAAGTTTTCAAAACACTAAATTGATGTTTCTTGTTTTGTTTCTCATATCGAATCAAATTTTGTTTCGTATAGCATTGAATTGCTCCATAGACCAACAATTTTGTGAGAAAAAAATGGTACCACCATTGTGCAAGAAAATGCTACACAAGTATTATGTTTAAAACACGTGATTGGTACTTCTATTGATCCATGTGTTATACACTCTCAAGTCTCAAAGAACCAAGCTAAAAAATGATAGAAGTCGAAGTAATAAACAACGGAAATAAGATTAAACCTATTCTCATGAGGTCAAACTCGAAGTAATTTCTAAAGGTTATTAGTTTGAACCTATTCTCATGAGTTCTCTCATAGACGATGGGATTATCAATATCCCTTACTTATTCTTAGGATCATTTTTCCATGGAGTGACCAATAAGAATTTTCTTCCACACACACATTTGTACTATTCAAAAATTGCACTCAAGTTATGATAGATAGTAAGAATCGAATTAGAAGTTAGCAACAAACTCGTTCAGATGAAAAGTTAAAGATAACGGTTAGTAGTATTTGGATCAAATCTCAAAGCATGAAGTAAGCCTAGAACAATTACCTTCTgtttctttttaaactcttcCCATGTAACTGTGTGCGTGGTGCTCAAGCTTGCCAAACGAGCAGCATGCCACTCTGGTGTATGAA
Proteins encoded in this region:
- the LOC130825547 gene encoding uncharacterized protein LOC130825547 isoform X2 gives rise to the protein MGKNQAYKAMQRSRVGSSNAAPEEIEDGLVDGSFHTPEWHAARLASLSTTHTVTWEEFKKKQKEDALKTGEIEADKDRMMRQYRAQLDAERERKLSHGRNHSSCNSKHRKDREKSSKRHTSKKRKHSRRKFSDSSSSSSSESSSSDDEERDSRRSKSRSKKPRKERKHRSRSKNSSSGDEASGPLPLSRFFGSVKSS
- the LOC130825547 gene encoding uncharacterized protein LOC130825547 isoform X1: MGKNQAYKAMQRSRVGSSNAAPEEIEDGLVDGSFHTPEWHAARLASLSTTHTVTWEEFKKKQKEDALKTGEIEADKDRMMRQYRAQLDAERERKLSHGRNHSSCNSKHRKGLSCLKYREKSSKRHTSKKRKHSRRKFSDSSSSSSSESSSSDDEERDSRRSKSRSKKPRKERKHRSRSKNSSSGDEASGPLPLSRFFGSVKSS